From Chryseobacterium joostei, the proteins below share one genomic window:
- a CDS encoding phage tail protein encodes MDEYIGIIKLFAGNFAPRGWMFCDGRLLSIANYSAVFSILGTTYGGDGRTTFALPNLKGKMALGAGAVSSNENYPLGVVAGTTQTTILASNLPSIGAGFQFKVANQNANSVTPTASSSVAITGTPNGRVFTPVPSFIDADPDTAINSKSITFIGQNLPMNNMPPYLGLNYIICVEGIYPPRD; translated from the coding sequence ATGGACGAATACATTGGAATCATTAAGTTATTTGCAGGAAATTTTGCACCAAGAGGATGGATGTTCTGTGATGGGAGATTACTTAGTATTGCTAACTACTCAGCAGTTTTTTCTATTTTAGGCACCACATACGGTGGTGATGGGAGAACAACATTTGCTCTTCCCAACCTTAAAGGGAAAATGGCTTTGGGAGCAGGAGCCGTATCTTCGAACGAAAACTATCCATTGGGAGTTGTAGCAGGAACAACCCAAACTACTATTTTAGCATCAAATCTTCCGAGCATTGGGGCAGGCTTTCAATTTAAAGTTGCCAACCAAAATGCTAACAGTGTAACTCCTACTGCATCATCATCTGTGGCTATTACAGGAACACCGAACGGAAGAGTCTTTACACCTGTTCCAAGTTTTATAGATGCTGATCCTGATACCGCAATCAATAGTAAGTCCATTACTTTTATCGGGCAGAATCTTCCTATGAATAATATGCCTCCTTATCTTGGATTGAACTATATCATCTGTGTGGAAGGAATTTATCCTCCACGAGATTAA
- a CDS encoding enoyl-CoA hydratase/isomerase family protein gives MNEFVASEIKNNIAEITFGTPKSNALPGAILEKLAQTILEEGAKDEVKAILVKSEGEKAFCAGASFDELLAIEELEASTKFFGGFAKVLNAMRNCGKIVVVRVQGKTTGGGVGIACGADYCFATKDSALALTEINLGIGPFVIGPYVERKIGKSQFSAMAIDADFRSAEWAEQHNVYHSVSENIQEMDEKLEKFLQTLASRSSDALALIKKVSWEGTDHFNELMPARIHMSASLILEDSAKKNIEAIKERLRAK, from the coding sequence ATGAACGAATTTGTAGCATCAGAAATTAAAAATAATATTGCCGAAATCACTTTCGGAACCCCAAAAAGCAATGCTCTTCCGGGAGCAATTTTAGAAAAACTGGCTCAAACCATTTTAGAAGAAGGAGCTAAGGATGAGGTAAAGGCTATTTTAGTAAAAAGTGAAGGCGAAAAAGCGTTCTGTGCAGGAGCAAGTTTTGACGAGCTTCTGGCAATTGAAGAATTGGAAGCTTCTACAAAGTTTTTCGGTGGTTTTGCAAAAGTTCTTAATGCCATGAGAAATTGCGGAAAAATAGTTGTGGTAAGAGTTCAGGGAAAAACCACAGGAGGTGGAGTAGGTATTGCTTGTGGTGCAGATTACTGCTTTGCAACAAAAGATTCTGCATTAGCACTTACAGAGATCAACCTAGGAATAGGGCCTTTTGTAATTGGGCCTTATGTAGAAAGAAAAATTGGGAAATCACAATTCTCCGCAATGGCAATTGATGCAGACTTTAGATCTGCTGAATGGGCAGAACAGCATAATGTTTATCATTCCGTTTCAGAGAATATTCAGGAAATGGATGAGAAACTGGAGAAATTCTTACAGACATTGGCATCTAGAAGCAGTGATGCATTAGCGTTAATCAAAAAAGTTTCCTGGGAAGGAACAGATCACTTTAATGAATTGATGCCAGCAAGGATCCACATGAGTGCAAGCCTTATTCTGGAAGATTCTGCCAAGAAGAACATTGAAGCTATCAAAGAAAGACTGAGAGCAAAATAA
- a CDS encoding T9SS type A sorting domain-containing protein: MKSTTFLTICSLLISILSFGQTSTEQFETESSGSHSFTDNGVIFNITSYVSTFEVVNFPGTGWNGTTADNRYIDNTLGVGVANPSFSIRTTSNLFKANKFWVYVANQYNNQNTTGTLTVTGRLSGITKFNAIKSNNFATSLGTTNGYTLIDLTNLNGINYSNIIIDELRLTLGGNFYYIGLDAFTWVKDSGVVLGTSETKVSQKAFTIYPNPTNGPLSLTTEKGTEAKIYGQDGKLLKSIQTQKGINKIDVSEFPKGVYYIKTPNESTKLIKN, encoded by the coding sequence ATGAAAAGCACTACTTTTTTAACCATTTGTAGTCTGCTCATTTCAATTTTGTCATTTGGGCAGACTAGTACAGAGCAATTTGAAACAGAATCTTCCGGAAGCCACAGCTTTACAGACAATGGGGTTATATTTAATATTACCTCCTATGTATCTACGTTTGAAGTTGTTAATTTCCCAGGAACAGGATGGAATGGTACAACTGCTGACAACAGATACATTGATAATACTCTAGGTGTAGGTGTTGCCAACCCATCTTTCAGTATAAGAACCACTTCAAATTTGTTTAAGGCAAATAAATTTTGGGTCTATGTAGCAAACCAATACAACAATCAGAATACTACGGGTACGCTTACTGTAACTGGAAGACTGAGTGGAATTACAAAGTTTAATGCTATAAAAAGCAATAACTTTGCAACATCCTTAGGCACTACCAACGGCTATACTCTCATTGATCTTACTAATCTGAATGGAATAAATTATTCAAACATCATTATAGATGAGCTAAGATTAACCTTAGGCGGAAATTTTTATTACATTGGATTGGATGCCTTTACATGGGTAAAAGACAGCGGTGTAGTACTGGGCACATCTGAAACCAAAGTTTCTCAAAAAGCCTTTACTATTTACCCTAATCCAACCAATGGCCCACTTTCTTTAACAACAGAAAAGGGTACAGAAGCCAAAATTTATGGTCAGGATGGTAAACTGCTGAAAAGCATTCAAACCCAGAAAGGCATAAATAAAATTGATGTTTCAGAATTTCCAAAAGGAGTTTATTACATCAAAACGCCCAATGAATCTACTAAACTTATTAAAAACTAA
- a CDS encoding DUF4153 domain-containing protein, with product MKTHHYIFLTTALFVILFYDQDLGLNLGILGILYAVLTFFKTVEKNKTRTFYILTVTSILSSIAFAWYGDFPSFLAVVSSLLLLAYKSKNRRMKILLLIPVFVVNSCTSICRIFMLDDWLPKGNVSGVWQKIMAFVLIPLLLLSVFFGIYAAGSDLFAALFTDYELDLNLWQVFCLTVLGFFIAFNYWNYAVEKLIYKNNQFLDNDFQKDVQAPKATYSFLDLDAERISGIVSFFSLNILLVFFIGTYNYEQFYEASKTPVQLSEETHERVNAVILSIVMAILVIMFYFKSGFNFDPKAKLMKTLAKIWIFLNAVLILSAAVKNYEYIVNYAFTYKRLGVFAFLLLSLIGLGLTFIKIQKRKRNAFLFNTMVWYFYVIILVCSYFNWGGFITSQNMKRKDFAVNYHFGSVNFSEKNLLKYAEEKNNLKLKKNLQNKIKSEKAKTFLSKIGYYETIK from the coding sequence ATGAAAACACATCATTATATATTTCTCACAACAGCCCTATTTGTCATTCTGTTCTACGATCAGGACTTAGGGCTGAATCTTGGGATCCTCGGAATTCTGTATGCAGTTTTGACCTTTTTTAAAACAGTTGAAAAAAATAAAACCAGAACATTCTACATCCTTACGGTTACAAGTATTCTCTCAAGTATAGCCTTTGCATGGTATGGAGACTTTCCATCCTTTCTGGCCGTTGTAAGCTCACTTCTTTTGCTTGCCTATAAATCGAAAAACAGAAGAATGAAAATCCTTCTTCTCATTCCGGTCTTTGTTGTGAACAGCTGTACTTCAATCTGTAGAATTTTTATGCTGGACGATTGGCTTCCCAAAGGAAATGTTTCAGGGGTGTGGCAAAAAATAATGGCTTTCGTTCTGATTCCATTATTGCTTTTATCCGTTTTCTTTGGAATTTATGCAGCAGGCAGTGACCTCTTTGCTGCCTTGTTTACAGATTATGAGCTTGATCTTAATCTTTGGCAGGTGTTCTGCCTTACCGTTTTAGGGTTTTTCATTGCCTTTAATTACTGGAACTACGCTGTTGAAAAGCTCATCTATAAAAACAATCAATTTCTGGATAACGACTTTCAAAAAGATGTTCAGGCTCCAAAGGCAACCTACTCATTCCTTGATCTTGATGCTGAAAGAATAAGTGGAATTGTATCTTTCTTTTCACTGAATATTTTATTGGTTTTCTTTATCGGAACTTACAATTATGAACAGTTTTATGAAGCTTCCAAAACACCGGTTCAGCTATCTGAGGAAACCCATGAAAGGGTAAATGCCGTGATCCTCTCTATAGTAATGGCTATTTTGGTGATTATGTTTTACTTTAAATCCGGTTTTAACTTTGATCCTAAAGCAAAACTGATGAAAACCCTGGCCAAGATCTGGATCTTCCTTAATGCTGTTCTAATATTATCCGCAGCGGTAAAAAACTATGAATACATTGTTAATTATGCCTTTACCTATAAAAGACTTGGTGTCTTTGCATTTTTGCTTCTATCCTTGATTGGGCTTGGGCTTACCTTTATTAAAATTCAAAAAAGAAAACGAAATGCATTTCTTTTCAATACAATGGTTTGGTATTTTTATGTGATAATTTTAGTTTGCAGTTATTTCAATTGGGGCGGTTTTATTACTTCACAGAATATGAAGCGTAAAGACTTTGCGGTTAATTACCATTTCGGTTCAGTCAACTTTAGTGAAAAGAATCTTTTAAAATATGCAGAAGAAAAAAATAATTTGAAGCTTAAAAAAAATCTGCAGAATAAGATTAAAAGCGAAAAGGCGAAAACCTTTCTTTCAAAGATTGGTTATTATGAAACCATCAAATAA
- a CDS encoding Coq4 family protein, with amino-acid sequence MKKIRVQFLLFVYDKTQKLYRKYFKKKKRQWQFNERQLLEFQEDSLGRKLGEFYHKHGFSMIPKMENHDVHHLITGCGTNFEDEIAMQYLLLGNGKLNAHLLAAIVLGTFILPEYVKIYIKAYKKGQNMREFHQWDFESLLWQNFDHLKDFIQQKDTVILH; translated from the coding sequence ATGAAAAAAATACGCGTTCAGTTTCTGCTTTTTGTGTATGATAAAACCCAAAAATTATACAGAAAATACTTTAAAAAGAAAAAGAGACAATGGCAGTTTAATGAAAGACAGCTGTTGGAGTTTCAGGAAGATTCACTGGGACGAAAGCTTGGCGAATTCTATCATAAGCACGGATTTTCAATGATTCCCAAGATGGAAAACCACGATGTTCATCACTTGATTACGGGTTGTGGAACCAATTTCGAAGATGAAATTGCCATGCAATATCTCTTGCTGGGAAACGGAAAACTGAACGCCCATCTATTGGCAGCTATTGTTTTGGGAACATTTATCCTGCCTGAATATGTGAAAATTTATATCAAGGCCTATAAGAAAGGACAAAACATGAGAGAATTTCATCAGTGGGATTTTGAAAGCTTATTGTGGCAGAACTTTGATCATCTGAAAGACTTTATTCAACAGAAAGATACCGTTATACTCCATTAA
- a CDS encoding winged helix-turn-helix domain-containing protein translates to MIKISQLNKEFESRVRLGIMSVLMVNDWVDFSEMKTLLEITDGNLASHSNALEKAGYIEVKKEFVGKKPKTSYRVTQNGRQAFTDHLDALEKLLGR, encoded by the coding sequence ATGATCAAGATCAGTCAACTCAATAAAGAATTTGAAAGCCGTGTAAGGTTGGGCATTATGTCCGTTCTTATGGTCAACGACTGGGTTGATTTTTCTGAAATGAAAACATTACTGGAAATTACAGATGGGAATTTAGCCAGTCATAGCAATGCGTTGGAGAAAGCGGGGTATATTGAAGTGAAGAAAGAATTTGTAGGTAAGAAGCCTAAAACATCTTATCGAGTCACCCAAAACGGGAGGCAGGCATTTACCGATCATTTGGATGCACTGGAAAAATTATTGGGACGCTAG
- a CDS encoding DUF1361 domain-containing protein, with the protein MKNLIESQRFKVNVLLILMTLFCLSLSIFRYYISDTKVFFFLNWNLFLAWIPLLLSSIILAFNINGKLSLAFIIIVWILFFPNSPYILTDLFHLKARNAIPIWYDLIVILSYAWTGLICGFISLSDIEKLLSCYTKDRTINGIVIVFLFMSSFGVYLGRFLRWNSWDVLNNPFGLFNDIVIRFIYPLEYTKTWGVTLLMGIMLNFMYFTFKLVKNNNEKTV; encoded by the coding sequence ATGAAAAATTTAATCGAATCTCAAAGGTTTAAAGTAAATGTTCTGCTTATCCTCATGACCTTATTTTGCTTAAGCCTCTCCATTTTCAGATATTATATCAGTGATACAAAAGTGTTTTTCTTTCTTAACTGGAATTTATTTCTGGCATGGATTCCTCTGTTGCTAAGCTCCATTATTTTAGCATTTAATATTAATGGTAAACTATCCCTCGCCTTTATTATTATAGTATGGATTTTATTTTTCCCCAATTCACCTTATATCCTTACCGATCTTTTTCATTTAAAGGCAAGAAACGCCATTCCTATCTGGTATGATCTGATTGTAATACTTTCGTATGCATGGACGGGGTTGATCTGTGGATTTATAAGTCTTAGTGATATTGAAAAACTGCTCTCCTGCTATACTAAGGATAGAACTATCAACGGAATTGTAATAGTATTTCTCTTTATGAGCAGTTTTGGAGTCTATCTGGGAAGATTTTTGAGATGGAACAGTTGGGATGTTCTCAATAATCCTTTTGGGCTTTTTAATGATATTGTGATAAGGTTTATCTATCCTTTGGAATATACAAAAACTTGGGGCGTAACTCTTTTAATGGGAATAATGCTCAATTTTATGTATTTCACATTTAAACTGGTTAAAAATAATAATGAAAAGACTGTATAA